In the genome of Magnolia sinica isolate HGM2019 chromosome 2, MsV1, whole genome shotgun sequence, one region contains:
- the LOC131238032 gene encoding phototropin-2-like codes for MEYATLQVPTYFLRQNFLLVNWQDGPPPFSLKAFLNSKMMMVFELTANQQFQVVPFSRSPWAIYMTSAHVCLITDFCLGGELFALLDKQPMTIFKEEAASHGHKNTVLYVKWNQNGDWVLTASKDQITTALGRDE; via the exons ATGGAATATGCAACTTTGCAAGTGCCTACCTACTTTCTCCGTCAAAACTTTCTTCTTGTGAATTGGCAGGATGGACCTCCACCATTTTCTTTGAAAGCATTCCTCAACAGCAAAATGATGATGGTGTTTGAACTTACTGCCAACCAGCAGTTCCAGGTTGTTCCATTCTCCCGGTCTCCTTGGGCTATATACATG ACTTCTGCACATGTCTGTTTGATAACAGATTTTTGCCTAGGTGGGGAGCTATTTGCTTTGCTTGACAAACAGCCTATGACAATTTTCAAAGAGGAAGCTGCAAG CCATGGTCACAAAAATACCGTGCTCTATGTCAAGTGGAATCAAAATGGTGACTGGGTGCTAACTGCCTCTAAGGatcaaatcaccact GCTTTAGGAAGGGATGAATGA